Proteins co-encoded in one Podarcis muralis chromosome 12, rPodMur119.hap1.1, whole genome shotgun sequence genomic window:
- the LOC114607490 gene encoding uncharacterized protein LOC114607490, protein MFSSAAERDKWGPRFDSPPSTSAAAAAQASVTGRKRKANFSNDETETLVWNVVRHFSALYGSESFRAHPVRRKQLWTQIQGRVNFLGYTERSIDDLKHKWRDLRLDVKKKITAKRPPPVHRPGAPHKPRLTPLEKMVASTFLQPTHDSEPEIVLDPEIFFPGAFKQSFVALQPGLNHPSIYIDTNGQPSSLPDVEGSLVPRVGVQSPDPSSMLCEYSRGEGQSSSAESGPELRTPEMSAMSPQLRNESLVSYASEEEDQDGPEAEGRMSLQAALEARLSAEEDLKLSGRQAAMLIRRCNSQGSAASLPEDALSHADAHSDWDHEGGTDVPALGRSLDPSQPEEEEAASQAVETGSLPRGLLGPAWEKQEEEQQSRSPLHTGALTEESLPSSASPHADQAPAPRALPRGMGCSRRREGGRETWRTNIRRLMDMEDQWDQLYHQELAMWQEERAQQRDERARDRELQFRLLGVLTDIRDELRYLRQERAMAQQGRAAARQERASQTVAHAASPPKPEAAPPETAPDCTPLFFPLKAEGGLSGPHPGSVGRGEAARARRSPHGVSRRGRGRPRGSTSKHRRMFVPSS, encoded by the exons ATGTTTTCCTCCGCGGCCGAGAGGGACAAATGGGGACCTCGCTTTGACTCTCCCCCTTCCActtccgccgccgccgcagcccaGGCCAGCGTGACAGGCCGGAAGAGGAAAGCCAACTTCTCCAACGACGAGACAGAGACCCTGGTCTGGAATGTAGTGCGGCATTTTAGCGCACTGTATGGGTCGGAATCGTTCCGGGCTCACCCCGTCCGCCGGAAGCAGCTCTGGACCCAGATCCAAGGCCGCGTCAACTTCCTCGGGTATACGGAGCGCTCCATCGACGACCTCAAGCACAAATGGCGAGACTTGAGGCTGGACGTCAAGAAAAAGATCACGGCCAAGAGACCGCCCCCAGTGCACCGGCCAGGGGCCCCCCACAAGCCCCGCCTCACGCCCCTGGAAAAAATGGTGGCCTCCACTTTCCTGCAGCCCACGCATGACTCGGAGCCCGAAATCGTCTTGGACCCGG AGATTTTCTTCCCTGGAGCGTTCAAGCAGTCCTTTGTAGCTTTGCAACCGGGCCTCAACCACCCCAGTATCTACATTGACACCAACGGgcagccctcctccctccctgacgTGGAGGGCTCCCTGGTGCCTCGCGTGGGGGTCCAGAGCCCCGACCCCTCCTCTATGCTTTGCGAATACAGTCGAGGCGAAGGGCAGAGCAGCTCAG CCGAATCGGGACCAGAGCTACGGACCCCGGAAATGTCCGCCATGTCCCCCCAGCTCCGAAACGAATCCCTCGTCTCCTACGCTTCCGAGGAAGAGGATCAGGACGGCCCggaggcggagggcaggatgaGTCTCCAAGCGGCGCTGGAAGCTCGGCTGTCGGCCGAAGAAGATCTGAAGTTGTCCGGCCGGCAGGCCGCAATGCTTATCCGCAGGTGCAACTCTCAGGGGTCGGCCGCCTCCCTGCCGGAGGACGCCCTCAGCCACGCGGACGCCCACTCAGACTGGGACCACGAGGGGGGCACTGACGTCCCCGCACTGGGCCGCTCCCTTGACCCCTCTCagccggaggaagaggaggcggccAGCCAGGCCGTGGAGACGGGCTCCTTGCCCCGGGGGCTTCTGGGGCCTGCgtgggagaagcaggaggaggagcagcaatcCCGGTCTCCTCTGCACACCGGGGCCCTCACCGAAGAGTCCCTGCCATCCTCTGCTTCGCCTCACGCAGACCAGGCACCCGCCCCGCGGGCCTTGCCCAGGGGGATGGGGTGCTCCCGCCGGCGCGAGGGTGGCCGGGAAACCTGGCGGACTAACATCCGGCGGCTGATGGACATGGAGGACCAGTGGGACCAGCTGTACCACCAGGAGCTCGCCATGTGGCAAGAGGAGAGGGCCCAGCAGCGAGACGAGCGGGCCCGCGACAGAGAACTCCAGTTCCGGCTTCTTGGGGTCCTCACCGACATCCGGGACGAACTGCGGTACTTGCGGCAAGAGAGGGCCATGGCGCAGCAGGGCAGGGCCGCGGCCCGGCAGGAGAGGGCGTCACAAACGGTCGCCCACGCCGCCTCTCCTCCGAAACCCGAGGCAGCCCCTCCAGAGACGGCCCCCGACTGCAcccctctcttcttccctctTAAAGCCGAAGGGGGCCTTTCTGGACCGCACCCGGGGAGCGTCGGCCGGGGGGAGGCGGCCAGGGCGAGGCGGAGCCCTCACGGCGTCTCCCGCCGGGGCCGGGGCCGTCCGCGCGGCTCCACGTCCAAGCACAGAAGGATGTTTGTGCCCAGCAGCTAG